The segment AATACACTATACTTATTTTTCCAGTCTTCAGAGATGAACAGTCTCACATATCGATCTACAGTAAGGCTCAACATAATCTTTTTTcaataagataataaaaaccaaAGTTTACTTAGACAACTGTAGCACCATGTGTCGTCAGTATTGATCATTTTGTTTCCCTTAAATAACGgcaatgaaacaaaacattttactttcatttgtatttgacaacattaaataaatctttttttttcaacataagTAATGAGTACAGTCGGttcagaaaagaaaatgttacaaCTAGTAGCAATTAATTCGCTTGATACCTTTGTGCCATCTTTCTGGAATAGCCCATGTGAGAAATACAATGACAATCTAACACAATCTATTTATACAGGTAAATAACCTGTCCTCAACAGAATGAATAACAACTCTAAAACCAGCAGCAATTCATCGGACAACCATAATCATTTATAAGATCATACtccaacaaaatatatatcCAGAGCTACaataacagaagaaatacatttagttttagGACATAGAGATGACAGGAATATACAACACATCAATCACCTTCTAAATGTTTAGCAATTCCTATGATCAGAACTACTTTTATGCCTGCGGATGAATGTCAAAATGgtgcatttttatatatttttttctcaactAAAAAACCCAAGTGCAGATTTCAAACATccatacattataaaaacaaagatacacaaaaatgaacaaaatctgGGGAAGAAgcaaatatttgacattttcttgCACAAGTGCTTCTTAGTGCAACTTATAAATGGCACCATATTTCAGAAAGCGATGTTTGGCTGTAAACTGTGTTGAGGTGCTTGTTCTTCCAGAGAGGAAAGTGTCCGTGAGCTTGAGAAGGCAGGTCCATCTGACGGTGGCTTTGCTTAGGAGGCCACAACATGAGTCCTGCAGTCCACATTCTGTGGTAGCACCTTTAGAACATGTTGAAAAGCACCAGGTCAAGAAACAAAAATGCACCCTTTTGTTTTCTCATCAGAACATTTGGCTATATGTCGATAACGATGATTGTGGAACCACTGCACAGGTCAAAACCTAACTGGATACAATGAGTGAGTACCCTGAAACGACGGGTGGAGCGTTGCATTGAAGAAAACATGCAAGTGTGTTGTAGGGGATCACTATAGGATGCATTTTGTGGGCATGCTAAGAATCCAAAAAATATGGATAAGCAGTCTGAAGATGGTTCAGCACTATAGGCCTTCAAAAAGATTGATATACTCCAATGTGTCCAGTCCCATCTCAGATGTAGGTTAAAATATTTTACCCAGTAAGCACCATGTCTACATTTCTTCTATTCTTATTGGtctacacacattttttttctttccccCCCCATTTTTGCAGGCAAAAATCCATTTGGCTAGACATTTTTGTTCACAAGACAAACGACAGAGAGAAAAGATTAACTTGTTGGCACTACAGCTCATTCATTTCGCAAGACAGAGGAAGGCATAGACAGAAGTACATTAACAATCATCAAATAAATTGCTAACTTGACCAAAACTGTCTTTTATCACCTAAACAAACGGATTTAAATCAACCATCTGCCTTATTCCATTTGGATCGCACACAATATGTTGTGACTGatctttatgtttctttaaCAGGAAAGGCGTGGAACCCAACATTCGAGTAGATGCTAAGTATTGCCTGTTcggtttcacaaaaaaaatacaccCGGAGGCAGAAACGTGAGCTCTGCCGAACGCATTTCCTGTGCAGATACAGTATGGGACAAAATTGACTGGCTGTTTACAGTACTGAGCGAAATGTGAATAAAAGATAGACATTAGCATTGTTGTTTGCTGCACCGGCTGCCATGGCTACACATAAGCACCCAATAGGACAAGGCACCACAAAGGATCAATATGGACTGGTCCCACTTACCCGGCCCACCCTGAATAAAGAGTAGCTTGACTTTATTATCGACTGATCTTGCTATACAGAAATGTAACTTGTTTGGTTAATAAGGCAGTATTCTTAAACTAACCAATTCATATTTCAATGTGTATTATATGGGATTTTCTAATCCCTCACCCAAAGTCTACTCACAATGTTGCAACGTTGATCACTACTACTGAtgatgaataataaaataaaatatcacagtGTAGTTTAAATTATTACCATTTCAAGAGTGTTATTAGTAACTAATTCTGTAATTGGACTTTAAACTGATCATGGGATGCCAGGCAGCCATGTCACCCAAccatagaaataaaatgtacacgCACAATTACACATCATAACAGATTGGTGATATTCCAGCAAACAACAGTGCATCAATGTGCCAAGCACCTACAGGAGTGGAATATCTTATACAGAACACTAAGGGAACGGGAAGAGGGCAAGGCAGGTTAACTTGGATGAAACAAGTAGTACAGTATAAACCTGATATTGCAAGTGATATGGAATCTGtttgtaatttgttatattGGAACAAGAAGAAGCTGCCTGCCTGTCCCCAGTTCCCTCCAGCCATGGTTATAAATCCAAGTTGTTATCTTAAGTCGTAGTCTTTGCATCAGAATATCCCAGATGACACACACATGAGAGTGGTGGAGGGCTCAGAGCAGCAACCAAGGATGGAGTTGAAATTTCAGAGGTTAAGACCTCTGAAAATTCTTTTCCATCGCTGGCAAAAAAACAAACCCTCCACCTCATCCACTACAACCAATCTGAAGTCTGCTTTTAAAATTCCAGCAGCCACAAAGGGGTCTGTAGCAGCCCATGCAGTGAAACTTGGCATCCCATGTAAGTTTGCAATAATAATGCTGCTGAGATaaactgaataataaataatggaaTTTTGAGCGgttcaaacaaacaacaacaaagagtCCTCGACCCTCACTGAGAAGTTCATTCAATATGGAACTGGGGGGAAATTACCTCAAGTTTAGAGGTAAACAAACTCAAGTGGCTTTTTAAGAGGTAACCCTCAGGGCAGCCTTTAAACAGACATGCTCTTTATAAGTGCACCTTGTATAGCATGTTGACAAACCGTATAAAACTGATCCGTTCGATCAGAAATGAGGAAGTTGTTATTTGTGTTTGGAACATGGCAACCCAGTCAGTACTCAATATGTGCAACCTTGCCATGCATTCTATGGTGTCCAtttatacataatttttttcaaatttttaagAGAATAAACACCTTTCCCTAAAGAGAaatcttcaaaaaaatattgcaaaagtATTACTttgacaataaacaaaaatataaataggtAAATAAGTCATATAGTACATCAAGGAACTGGCGaatgacattaacatttacatatgtCAAGTTTTCCTTTTTCTGAAGAACAGTTTATATGGACATTGAAATGCAATTTTCATTTGTAAAGGGAATGATGGAGGATTACTAAAGGTTAGAGTTGAGCACCACAAACATActctttattattaatatttgtgtttgtgtgaattcaTGTATAGAAGGACTGCTTTTAAAcctatacaaaaatatgtcCCATTTTTGCAATCCATTTTGCAATCGAGTGCACTCTCTTTACTACAAGTACAAATGGGCTAAAAATATAACAGTGGGTCATACAGAATGCGCATATATAACCTATATACTTATATACAGCTCAGAGTGGAAAATATTACATCACTAGTGGCTTTCAGTTAGAAGAAGACTACATCAAACTAAGACATGTACAAATGTTAAGGCCCTTGTGATGTTCAAAATGCCAGTGGCAGTGTTATATGGTAGGTAAACACCAAACTTTGACACCAGATATAACATGACATCATTGCTTTTTAACTTTTGGttttatgaatttataaatgacattttaatgtaatttcagaTAAATAAGCAGGGctgagaaagtgtgtgtgtgtgtgttggggggggGTGTGGGAGACGGAGTTTAGAGAGGGAATTTTGGAGGGGGGCGGAGTTCCACTTCAAGGAGAGGATTTCCAGTTTTCATCCATGAAATGGCCTCGCAAACGCTATTCACatttaatacatacataaagTGGCATTTTCTGCAtctatgatgtaaaaatataaaaaaatatgtcgCCGACTACAGCCCCTTGTAAATCTCTGTCATTTCCAGCACTGTAAATAAGTGATTGTATATTTTCTCAGTTTAAGAAACAATTCTCCTGTCTCTTTAGGAGGAAATGAGTGGGCCACTGTGTGCTTTTTATCGATCAAATGTGCTTTTTAGTGTCTAGTCGATGATGATTATTTTGCCATCATTTAGTACATCAGTTGTATCACAACTGTTTGAACAGAAGTAGGCACAAAATGGTCCAAATGAAATCAGAATGAGAATGTCAAAGACTATGTTCCTCCATCATTCCCAACATGCATTGCACATGTCAAAGGTGACAGGGCCATAAACACCATTATACATACACAGAACACTCACATCATATTTACCCCCGACTAGGGaatgttgtttttctcattACATGTCCTCCATCTCTATACTGTGTTAGTCAAAATATATGTAGAATATTCTCTGTTTAGACTCTTTGTAGATCTTAGATGCGCTCTCATTACTTGAGGGTGCaacttaataaacattttgaaggaTAAAGCACCAAGGGAAGTGGAGAACCAGAGAGGGCATGAAAAGGGGAGGCTTGGAATGCCTTCATAGGGAGGACTCATATTGGAGCAGCTCGTAGAGGAGGGGTCCGTCCCTGTACCTGATGCCCACCGCGTTGGGGCTGATGTACTGAAGGATGTTTATGGTCCTCCGCAAGCGCCGGTCCACAAAGTGAGCATCCCAGGCTGGATATCGCTTCCTGGGCATGTCAATCTTGATAAGGGGCCCCTCGGGGGGAATGGGCCTGCCCGCTGCATCCGTGGGCTCTGTGGATCTCACCTGGAACACTGGCAGGCAAGTATCCGTTGCAGCTTCCTCTGGCTCTCCATAGTAACCTGGGGCCATGCCCCTGGTCGGGGTGGCTTGTGAGCCCCGAGGCCCCGGTGTGGGGGCCATAGGCTCAGCCTCGGGTGGTAACGGTAGGCCCCATAGCAACTCAGCACAGCAGGAACTGGCAAGCACCCTTAGCCTGGGCCCCATAGGATGCAGAACCCCATAGTAAAGGACCATGCAGGCCACTCCGGACATGAAGCACAGGAAGACGCCACAGAGAGCTGATGCGGCGTAGGAGTCTGTCGCAACTGGGTCTCTGTAGGCGTACCACAGAGCAGTCAGGATGGTATTTTCCACCAGCACCAACGAATAATAAACCACCATGCGGTATCGGGTCCTTCCCTCCTTGACGTTAAACCAGCAGAAGACGTAGACCACTCCTACCACCATGTTGAATAGCACCTCCTCCCATTTGGACATACAGAAGTCGGTGCCTCCGTGGATTACCCAGAAGGCCATGGCACACCAGTGCAGCACCACGAAAATGCCAAAGTAGAGGTGGAAAACTGAGGCGAAGAGGGCGAAAGAGAGAGCCCGCGAGGAAATGGTGAAGAAACGCCACATGAGATGCACCAGCGCTCCCCGGTAGCTCATGCTCTTTTGGTCATCGCGGGAATCACGAAGAAGCTTGTGGTAAGAGGCCAGAAcccaagaaagagagaggagagatGCAACGGCTGACACGCCTGCAGGGAAATAAGAAGAGAGGCATGCAGTTAttatattgaaaatgtatttctgctAGTCTTTGCATGTTGGGTAACTACacatttcataatattttaaaataaaataataattaggtaaaaaacaataataaataaggttgaaaaacaaataaataataagaataaataagtaaacaatatttatttacattaaatatgacatattatatattcaatatatacaatattgttaaatattaaataaataaatactattaatgatatttattttaatatattacatttcatactataaaagtttgtgttcaaaatctactataataaatatgtgATTATATCATAAAAAGGTTAAAATTACATCAGAAAACTCAAAAGTATCCCAaccattttatgtgttttgtttatgcgTGTGGGTGGAATCAAAGCCCAGTCTCACAAATCTGAGTTACAATATGTTAAAACATTGAAAGAGTAGGCTACATATATCAATTCTAATGAAAACTGATTTCAGAAATATACAAACTCTATTAATCATTTTTCGTATAAAATTTTGGGGCAGTTCTCTCAAACTTATCTCTTGCTTGTGCCACATATCTTTTATCTAAAATACAGCCATGTTCAATATTCATCCTATTGGATGCTGATACCTCACCGTGTTCATAAAGCCATCTGCACCGCTGGCATAGCTGTCAACGCAGACGTGAGAAATGATCCTACACCTCTGATTATCTGCAGCTCAGCAGAAAAACCCTATCTCCAACAAACACAGCTGATAATTCAAAGTGTCTCAGCGAGGGCGGACCTCACACTCAAGATTCACATACAAATCTGCCTTTTTCTTCATGTGAACACTTTGGCTTTGCCATGAGGTGCACTGCTCTTAAATGATTAAGATATGTCGATGAATTACTACAACACAAACCTGCGAGATCCAGCTGATCATATTTTGTTGTCACTTGAAAAGCCAACCTTACTACAGATTTTGTCCATGCATTATATTGTACCGGTTCCTTGACGGCTCTCATGAAAAATTGAAGTTGCGTTTTCGGGCAACATTTCTAATCAGGAAACAGCAAGGCTTGGTTGTGCAATGCATATGACAAATTACCCGCACTACTGCAAAGTAAATCAAGTCAATTTGAAACAACTCAcactaatgaaataaataacccATAATTGCTTTCTGGTACACCACAGTCACGAAATACTAAAAACGTGATGAGTAAATATTTCTACTGATAATGATATTTCCTGCATTTCCCAGTGAGATTAGCATATTCATTCACATCTGTCACAAACAGACAGTGCTGTCTACAAATGTCAACGGTCTCAGTATATAGCCCTGAGGCACTCCTTACACTGCAGCGTTTCGGCCCGGTTCTTCTGGATCATGATACAGAGCTGGAGCACCAGCTGTGGAGCGCTCTCCAGAAACGTCTCCAGTAGACGGAGTATGTTGACATCGGCATACTCGTACATCATGGCCCAGTAGAAGCGTCGATGATTCTCCTTCTGTCTGCGACTCTGGATGCCGAGGTACATGGTTCTGATGTACCTACAGAGGTGCAGATGCACAAGGAAAGGAAAGAAGTAGTGGTATGAGACTGgaataaatatagaaaaattaGGTAGGTTTCACATTCAGAAGATAACACCAAGTACGCTGAGGAAACACAGAGAACACAGAATACAGAGAAATGATCAATTAACCAAGTCTAATATGAAAAAAGCTGCTTAAGCTTTATACGCATTAATAACAAAAGCATATAAGTGGTAAATGTagagaaaaatacacatttaatatgtattttaacaaaCTTAACCTTTCTGTGTATTTTCTGGTTAACATTTTTAGGTTTTTGTTCCCAGATTAAAAATATGGTCATAACCTTTTGGGCTCCACTACATGTTCTCAGTGGTTTGTGATAATAATAGTATTCCTGTGGAAATACAGATCGTCAATCTACTACTATCCATTCTGCTTATCCTGTGTAAAAGGCACCGCTACAGTGGGGCCAGTGGTGGTTGTGCATCTGACTGGGCATGGATGGAGACAGGGTGTTCTGTGTCAGCAACTGTTAAGGATTTATGATCTATGATATCTGGTTAAATGATCTTCAAGGGTTCAACAATGAGTATTCACGCAGTACTAAGCATTTGTGAACCACAATCTAATGTCCCATTTTTCTCTCATTTCTTGCTTCATGctcaattacattttacatttacatttagtcatttagcagacgcttttatccaaagcgaattacagagagttcagggagcaataagcgatatgtcatacaggagcaataatacaatcggtgcaaatacaaagttactagtttcaacaaaagctagaccactacctgttgagagaaagagagagggttcattttttaattttaaattttatttgaaGAGATTGGTTTTAAGTAgtcattttaatgttgtgagagatatGGTTGAgcggactgagttaggaagaatgttccaccaggtaggagttgtgaagcagaatgatGACGATTTACTGCCCAATTAGGACAATTTCATTAGAGAAACCGAGAAATGGAGAACCTTGAAACTATGAGGAGAAAATTGTATTCAGTCATAACAACAGAACTGGGATTCTGAGGTCATCAGGAAGTAAATAGCACTCCAAGGCCCATCTTCTGAGAAAATGAACCCATTTGAAGCAAAATGTAATGATGCTTTTGCACCACTAGAGGGTTCCCTGCACTGTATGTTAAAGATCGGGTAACATGCTGTTTCATGCACTCTGACTTCTTTACTCTGctaaacatgctggcttctcgtgcgtaacatggtcaacttgttaaaaaacgagttggacgtatgacgcagtatttctgtgctttgcACACTCCCCAAGCACTCAAACTTGTtccagaaagtttttttataagttTGGATCCCTGTTTCAGAAAAGggattttatttctgttttcttgTGCAATTCTCCTGGAAAGGCAAAAGTAATAGCCTGCCAATGCGCCAATTGACGAGCATTGGAAGACCCGCTTATTAAGATTGGCTGAGCtgcatcaagattggctgt is part of the Triplophysa dalaica isolate WHDGS20190420 chromosome 13, ASM1584641v1, whole genome shotgun sequence genome and harbors:
- the xkr6b gene encoding XK-related protein 6b, coding for MAAKSDGRGVVTGFAQLHNLDETLGGCDDDPGQGSSFHICHCCNTSSCYWGCRSACLRYLLGKGRDVRRPPQEERLWLDCLWIILALLVFFWDVGTDLWLAVDYYTKQDYLWFGLTLFFVLVPSVLVQILSFRWFVQDYTGGGLGTVEGLSSRRATTSPTSRVGGRAKCCRASVWIWQAIIHILQMGQVWRYIRTMYLGIQSRRQKENHRRFYWAMMYEYADVNILRLLETFLESAPQLVLQLCIMIQKNRAETLQCVSAVASLLSLSWVLASYHKLLRDSRDDQKSMSYRGALVHLMWRFFTISSRALSFALFASVFHLYFGIFVVLHWCAMAFWVIHGGTDFCMSKWEEVLFNMVVGVVYVFCWFNVKEGRTRYRMVVYYSLVLVENTILTALWYAYRDPVATDSYAASALCGVFLCFMSGVACMVLYYGVLHPMGPRLRVLASSCCAELLWGLPLPPEAEPMAPTPGPRGSQATPTRGMAPGYYGEPEEAATDTCLPVFQVRSTEPTDAAGRPIPPEGPLIKIDMPRKRYPAWDAHFVDRRLRRTINILQYISPNAVGIRYRDGPLLYELLQYESSL